The Candidatus Kryptobacter tengchongensis nucleotide sequence CAGAAAATCTCCGTTGCAGAAGCAGTTGAATGTTATACGATAAATAACGCTTATGCTGAATTTGCCGAAAATGAAAAAGGGAGCATAACCCCTGGTAAATTAGCTGACTTCGTCGTTTTATCGGACAATATATTTAACATACCGCCTGAAAAAATAAAAGATGTTAAGGTGCTTATGACCGTTCTCGGTGGGAAGATAATCTATAAGTCCTCTGGATTTTAATTATCTTGTAATTCTTGGCTTGCTTATTTCATAATGTGTGACTGAGACTTCAACAATTTGACCTGTTATCGTTTTACCTTGCACAATCATGCTATCTCTTGTTTTCACAGCGATTTGATATTTCGCATAGTTTGTTGATTCGGGAAAGTTAATGTAAGAAAGTTGAAAGTTTTGAAATGACCATCCACCTCCCCCAAATTCAGCTGGCTTTCTAACCCATGCCTGTGCTTGTTGACCGATCCTGAGGCAATCATTAATTGTATCGTTTAGATATTGTTCCGCTATTGCCCCCGATCTTGAGATGAATATATTTATTGCAACTGCTATTGCAATTGTTACTATAATTGCCCCAAGAACCAAAAGCAATAACTGCTGTTGTCCCATTTTCTAAACTCCTTTTATTTTCTCACTTTTAAAATTACAATTATCCCACCAATTAAGAAAATTATATTTGCAAGCCAAGCTGAAATAAATGGATGCAAGATTCCAGCGTAACCAAATGATGCTGCTATCTTCATAAAGATAAAATATAGAAAAGCGATTAACAAACTAAGCCCAAACTCCATTGCAAGCCCGGCTCTTTTCTTTTGAGATGCAAGCGCAACTCCAAAAAGAACAACTATAAAATTTGAAAATGGGAAAGCCAATTTTGAATAATAATCCGTCAGCCATCTTGACGGATCATTCCCGCTTCTTATTTGATCTCGTATGAATTCTCTCATCTCATCAAGATTCATCTCGTCTGGCTTCATTTGCTTGCGTTTTATATCAATTGGTTTAAAGTTTAACTTTCCAATATCAAGTGTATCCTTCTTTTCAATTAACTCGCTATTTGAGTAAAACTTACGATAAATGCAATTAATAAGCAACCATCTATCTTTTAAGCTATCCCATTTCATCGCAGGAGCTATGTAGCGTGCCGTAATCCGTGTGACATCATCTTGATCAAAATCCTGAATATCAACCCTGTGTGCCACATTGAGCTCATCATCAAAATATCCAATTGATAACAGCCTTGTGTATGTATCCTGTATGTAAATGTTATATTTCCCCCACGACTCCAAGTGTTTACGCATATAAACTCTTTCAAGGTTTAATTTCTTCTTATTGGTCTTTGGAACGACCCAACCATTGAAATAAACCGATAAAAGACTCAACAAAAGAGATACAATCAAAAATGGCATCATGAATCTATAAAGGCTCATACCCCCAACTTTTATGGCTGTAAGTTCGTTTAAATTGGACAACCTGCCTGTTGTGAAAAGGCATGAGAGTAGAACCGCAACGGGCAAAGTAAGCTTTATAATTTCGGGTGAAAAGTAAAGGTAGTATTTTAAAATTATGGATAGGGAAACTCTTTGATCAATGAAATCATCAAGGTTTTCCATCAGGTCAACCAGAATGAAAATCAAAATGAAGGCAATAAGACCGAAGATTATCATCTGGAGAAATTGTTTCGTGACATAGATATCAATTATTTTCAATTTACCTTGCATATCTATCCGTTAAAATTTCTTCTTCCTCTGGAATGCCAAGCCATGTTTTAACCTTTTGTGGCATAATTTCCTTTATACGATACCAATCAATTATCATAGCTTCTTTCCCCATTCTTATCGTAAGATAAATTCCAAGCAATCCAACAACGAAGTTTGCAATCCACATGCTTAAAAATGGCGATAGGATATCCCTATCTGCGAGCTTTTCTCCACCGATCAAACAAGCCCAATAAAAAAGAAAGAAGAACAAACTTAAACTTGCTGCAACCCCAAAATTTCCTCTCCTTGCCATCATACCAAGCGGAGCCCCAACGAGAACAAAAACAACACATGCAAACGGAATAGCATATTTTTTATGAACCTCCACCATGTAAGCATCAATTGAACGATCATAGTATTCAATTTGCGTCAAATAGTTTTTCATAATTGCGTTCAAACTTATCAACTTTTGTATTGCGGATACAAGCGCTTCGTAATCACCAATTGAATCTCTAACAGGGGATTGATAAAACGATGAAGACATTATCAATTCACCATGAAATGGCTTTTTAAAATTTGTAGCTGCGATTGAATTTAAACTCTCATAAATTTTTTTCTGAATATTTTTCAAACTATCAACTATCCTCAACATATCTTCAGCACTTAACTCCCTGTCACCTCTTTGAAATGCGTTGTCGGGCGAGCGTTCAAAACCAAATCCTTCAACTTCCATCACGACTCTGTATTTTTCATATTTTGCAATTCGGTAAAGGTTTTTATTTTCTACATCCTGTTCGTGTATCTCCCCATTTTCAAGATCCATGATCAGCTTTTTGTAATCAGGTGTAAAGGAAATTTTACCACGCTTCGCAGTTATTATAATTTGTTTCATCGGGTCAGAATAATTGTAAATCGTCGCATCCTCAAATTCGTTTGTATGTTCGTATGTTTTCCTGACTAAAATCGCATAGCCAGAGATATCGGTTGAAAATATTCCTGGGTGTAGTGTCAATGTGGGTTTCTTTCTGTGTATATCTATCATCAAAACTTTCAATCTATGATTTGCATCAGGTAAAACCCTGTTGTTAAAAATTATAAGCAAACCCGTTATCACAAGTGAAACGAGAAAAACGGGAAACATCATCTTGTATAAACTCATTCCGCTTGATTTGATCACAGTTACTTCATTGTTTGCTGATAATCCACCAAACGCCATAAGAACCGCAACAAGAACCGACATCGGAACCGCAAGGACAACTATCCATGCAAGATTTAGGACTATTAACTCAGCTATAACCCAGAATCCAAGACCCTTCCCGATTAACTGGTCAATATATTTCATCAAAAATTGCAAAAGGAAAATTAATATCAAGGAGAAAAAGGAAAAGAAGAAAGGTCCCACATGTGCCCGAAGTATGTATCTGTATAAAATCATTTATTTAACACCCAACATTTTTCTTTGGGATAATTACTTTAAAATTTGTTCCTTTTCCAACCGCTGAGTCAATTTCAAATTCAGCACCGTAAATTTTCAAATTATGATATGTTATCGTCAACCCGAGACCGACGCCTTTTAGTTCAGTGAAGTTATTCGTGGATTTTGTTGTGAAAAATGGCTCAAAAATTTTGTCTTTTATCTCGTCTGGTATCCCGATGCCCGTATCTGTAATTTCAATATAAATGTTTTCCTCATCTTCCCATGTTTTCACGCCGAGAATTTTTTTCTCAGCGTTGAGCATTGCATCAACAGCATTTCTTAAAATATGTGAAATCGCATTTGAAAAATCAGAATAAACTGCCTCAATCACTATCGGTCTTTCACTTAACTTAATATCTTTCTCCACTTGGTGTTTATAGAACGGGTCAAACTCAAGTGTTTCAAGCTCTTTTTTTATAAGCTCGTTAAGATCAAATTTTTTCTTATTTTTGTCAACCTCTTCTTTTGTTTTGATTGAAAGATTTTCAATGATTTGGTTTATTCTTTCAACCTGTTTCATCAATTTTTCAATGTGTTCGGGTTCAACCCCTTTTCTTTTCAAAGCTTGTAGTCCAAGGTTTAACACAGCAAGTGGATTTTTAAGATTATGCGCAATTCCACCAGCAAGTCTCCCAATTGAAGCAAGCCGATATTCCTGCCAGAGTTTTGCTTCAATTTTTCTCTTCTCCTCTTGAAGTTTCCTCA carries:
- a CDS encoding lipopolysaccharide export system permease protein produces the protein MQGKLKIIDIYVTKQFLQMIIFGLIAFILIFILVDLMENLDDFIDQRVSLSIILKYYLYFSPEIIKLTLPVAVLLSCLFTTGRLSNLNELTAIKVGGMSLYRFMMPFLIVSLLLSLLSVYFNGWVVPKTNKKKLNLERVYMRKHLESWGKYNIYIQDTYTRLLSIGYFDDELNVAHRVDIQDFDQDDVTRITARYIAPAMKWDSLKDRWLLINCIYRKFYSNSELIEKKDTLDIGKLNFKPIDIKRKQMKPDEMNLDEMREFIRDQIRSGNDPSRWLTDYYSKLAFPFSNFIVVLFGVALASQKKRAGLAMEFGLSLLIAFLYFIFMKIAASFGYAGILHPFISAWLANIIFLIGGIIVILKVRK
- a CDS encoding lipopolysaccharide export system permease protein translates to MILYRYILRAHVGPFFFSFFSLILIFLLQFLMKYIDQLIGKGLGFWVIAELIVLNLAWIVVLAVPMSVLVAVLMAFGGLSANNEVTVIKSSGMSLYKMMFPVFLVSLVITGLLIIFNNRVLPDANHRLKVLMIDIHRKKPTLTLHPGIFSTDISGYAILVRKTYEHTNEFEDATIYNYSDPMKQIIITAKRGKISFTPDYKKLIMDLENGEIHEQDVENKNLYRIAKYEKYRVVMEVEGFGFERSPDNAFQRGDRELSAEDMLRIVDSLKNIQKKIYESLNSIAATNFKKPFHGELIMSSSFYQSPVRDSIGDYEALVSAIQKLISLNAIMKNYLTQIEYYDRSIDAYMVEVHKKYAIPFACVVFVLVGAPLGMMARRGNFGVAASLSLFFFLFYWACLIGGEKLADRDILSPFLSMWIANFVVGLLGIYLTIRMGKEAMIIDWYRIKEIMPQKVKTWLGIPEEEEILTDRYAR